The sequence GCGCGACGTCTACGGAATTGGCCATAGCGCGGGCGCGACCGATCTCCTGCTCGCAGCAACGCTTTTGCCCGGGCGTTTCACACGGCTGTTCGTGATGGAGCCGACCATCATGGACCCGCGCGCAGCGCGCTCCGGGGGGCTGGACGAAGAAGCGCTGTCCCGCGTGCAAGGCGCGCTGCGCCGTCAGGCGGAATTCGACAGCCTGGACGCAGTCTTCAACCGCTACCGCGCGGCACCGGCATTTGCGGACTGGACCCAAACGGCGCTGCGAGCCTATGTGAGTCACGGCTTCGCGCCGCAAAGGGATGGCCGGGTCCGGCTCTGCTGCACGCCCGAGATCGAATCGGCGATGCTGCGTCCGATCTACGAGGCAATGACACAGGTTTACGTTGGCGATGCCCGCGGCAATCCGTTTGCAGCGCTCACCGAGATCGATTGCCCAGTCCGCGTGACGACCGCCGCAAAGTCGGGGCCGATCTACAAGGTGATGGCAGCGCGCGCCGTCTCGCTGATTCCGCATGTCAGCACCCTGATCTTTGAAGACGCCGGGCATTGCGTGGCGCAGGAAGCGCCGGCGGCCGTGGTGCAGGCCGTGCGGGAATTCGCGAACTCCGCTCGGTAGCCCATTCCCACCTCACGAAAACGTCATCGCATCCGGGAATAAGCCTCCCCG comes from Bradyrhizobium diazoefficiens and encodes:
- a CDS encoding alpha/beta fold hydrolase: MTDPHRFSIGPAGAEIAVLQWGEGGKPPALLVHGTGFVANVWDEVARELASTYTVYAHDRRGHGGSYKPSTYHFLDFAGDVCRVIDALGLRDVYGIGHSAGATDLLLAATLLPGRFTRLFVMEPTIMDPRAARSGGLDEEALSRVQGALRRQAEFDSLDAVFNRYRAAPAFADWTQTALRAYVSHGFAPQRDGRVRLCCTPEIESAMLRPIYEAMTQVYVGDARGNPFAALTEIDCPVRVTTAAKSGPIYKVMAARAVSLIPHVSTLIFEDAGHCVAQEAPAAVVQAVREFANSAR